The stretch of DNA TTTCTTGTTCCAAAACAGTTCGCCCAGCGCCCCGTGGTTTCGAACGTTGCGTTTGACGAATTCGAGATTGCCCCATTCGCCGTCCTGTTTGCCGCCCATGTACATTCCCCGAAATGTCGTGTTACTTTCGATCCACCAAAGGTCAGTGTGCCTGTTAAACAGGAAGTCTCGAGCGGCTTGGTCGTGTCGAGTGTTCCAGGAACCGATCGAGTACACGCGAAGCTTGTCCTTGATCGAAGGATCATCGTGGACGGCTTGAGCAACATCGGTGATGCTGCCCCAAACAAGAATCCAAAGCGGACGGTCGTCGTTTGCTTTTGCTCGCTGGACGATCAACCGTGAACCGTTGGTTGGTTGACTCCAGCCTTTCGCAGGCGCAGCTTCGATGGCACCTTGGACGGCGATGTCACGCAGTGCTTGAGGTGTGGGGTATTGGTTACCCGAGTTTCGTTGCAGGCGAGGAAAGTCAGCTTCGTAGGCATCAATGACCTCAGCGATATGCTTCACGCGGCCCTCATGAGGCGGTGACGAAATGATCCCTTCGAGGTCG from Rubripirellula amarantea encodes:
- a CDS encoding DUF1593 domain-containing protein, which translates into the protein MLFTLARILSCFVLFIGFVYQPTASADQGNVATGEGALAGDHPRVIVSTDIGGSDPDDFQSLVHLLLYADVLDLEGIISSPPHEGRVKHIAEVIDAYEADFPRLQRNSGNQYPTPQALRDIAVQGAIEAAPAKGWSQPTNGSRLIVQRAKANDDRPLWILVWGSITDVAQAVHDDPSIKDKLRVYSIGSWNTRHDQAARDFLFNRHTDLWWIESNTTFRGMYMGGKQDGEWGNLEFVKRNVRNHGALGELFWNKKRDIKMGDTPSLLYLLKGPPEDPTGEHWGGSFFATEHGPHYWTDSPKAELRENNRDGAKTVNRWRHDYLRDWKARMNALK